A window of the Deltaproteobacteria bacterium genome harbors these coding sequences:
- a CDS encoding ABC transporter ATP-binding protein, with the protein MIEIVQLKKFFGPLKALGGVDLSIKDGEFFGLLGPNGAGKTTLIKMIVGLAHPTEGTVTVNDMNVRTESVKTKSLIGFSPQEINLDRYFTVRKILELQGGFYGLTRGDRKRRAEELMSRFQLSPKADRETWRLSGGMRKRLLIARALMSHPKILILDEPTAGVDVGQRHELWSFLKGLNRDGTTILLTTHYMDEAEELCDRLAIIHEGRIIQIGSPRELTQRHEGSLEDVFLKLTGKSLEAGGNECTP; encoded by the coding sequence ATCTTAGCATTAAAGATGGGGAGTTTTTCGGCCTTCTCGGTCCGAATGGGGCCGGGAAAACGACTTTAATAAAAATGATCGTTGGGCTTGCCCACCCAACCGAAGGGACGGTCACTGTCAATGACATGAATGTTCGGACAGAGTCTGTGAAAACCAAAAGCCTGATCGGTTTTTCCCCACAGGAAATCAATTTGGATCGGTATTTCACGGTCCGAAAGATCCTGGAACTTCAGGGGGGATTTTACGGTCTCACTCGAGGTGATCGTAAACGACGGGCCGAGGAGTTGATGAGCCGTTTCCAGCTTTCCCCAAAGGCCGATCGAGAAACCTGGAGGCTCTCGGGAGGGATGAGAAAAAGACTTCTGATCGCGAGGGCCCTGATGTCCCATCCCAAAATCCTGATCCTTGATGAACCAACCGCGGGAGTGGATGTGGGCCAGAGACATGAACTCTGGTCATTCCTAAAAGGTCTGAACCGCGATGGGACAACCATACTCCTGACCACCCATTATATGGATGAGGCAGAGGAGCTTTGCGATCGTCTTGCAATTATCCATGAAGGCCGAATTATCCAGATCGGCTCGCCTCGGGAACTGACCCAAAGGCATGAGGGGAGCCTTGAAGACGTTTTTCTAAAACTAACCGGTAAATCACTGGAAGCGGGAGGGAATGAATGCACCCCTTAA
- a CDS encoding ABC transporter permease, which yields MHPLRGFLALIERECYRFGGSTSIQTIATPVLTTALFILIFGYSLGSQIKTISSFSYILYILPGLTGMAVLSNSYSNSSTSLFMARIDQSIENIITSPLSPTRIVIAFVIGGMIRGVIVGTVILLVASVITPLSVSSIFLTGLNIVIGSLLFSSLGIISGLMSEEWDQLALVSNFIITPLTYLGGVFYSVQMLPSPWQGLSHLNPIFYLIDGFRYSILGISDISPAISFPVGIGLAVLVLTIAIQLFRSGYKIIT from the coding sequence ATGCACCCCTTAAGAGGTTTCCTAGCCTTGATCGAGAGGGAGTGTTACCGATTTGGGGGGAGCACCTCGATCCAAACGATTGCGACACCTGTTCTCACGACAGCCCTTTTTATCCTGATCTTCGGTTACTCTTTGGGGTCACAAATCAAGACAATTTCCAGTTTCTCCTACATCCTCTATATACTTCCCGGCCTCACTGGCATGGCAGTTTTGTCAAACTCATATTCCAATAGTTCGACCTCCCTCTTCATGGCACGCATCGATCAATCGATTGAAAATATCATCACCTCTCCCCTCTCACCCACACGGATCGTGATCGCGTTTGTGATTGGAGGAATGATCCGCGGGGTGATTGTCGGTACGGTGATCCTCCTTGTTGCTTCCGTGATCACCCCCCTCTCCGTCTCTTCCATTTTCTTGACAGGTCTGAATATCGTCATTGGCTCCCTTCTCTTTTCCTCACTCGGAATTATTTCAGGCTTGATGTCGGAGGAATGGGATCAACTCGCGCTTGTTTCCAACTTTATCATTACCCCCCTCACCTATTTGGGCGGTGTCTTCTATTCTGTTCAAATGCTCCCATCTCCATGGCAAGGCCTCTCACATCTGAACCCGATTTTTTATCTGATCGATGGTTTTCGCTATTCCATTCTGGGAATATCTGATATCTCACCGGCGATATCTTTTCCTGTGGGAATAGGACTCGCTGTGCTTGTTTTAACTATCGCTATACAGTTGTTTCGTTCTGGATATAAGATCATTACCTGA
- a CDS encoding cold shock domain-containing protein, which produces MAYPPDNFRHGKILKFLAQGNYGFVKDEQGYEVYFHLDEVRLVGPNRDRSFFKEGTQVGFDVGLTSRGMRVTRLKVYSKEETTPTDTVSST; this is translated from the coding sequence ATGGCCTATCCCCCCGACAATTTTCGTCATGGGAAGATCCTGAAATTCCTTGCCCAGGGGAACTATGGGTTCGTGAAGGATGAACAGGGGTATGAGGTTTATTTTCACTTGGATGAGGTTCGACTGGTGGGACCCAACAGAGATCGTTCTTTTTTTAAAGAAGGGACACAGGTCGGTTTTGATGTTGGATTGACGTCACGAGGGATGCGCGTAACTCGACTTAAAGTTTATTCGAAAGAGGAGACTACTCCGACAGATACAGTTTCAAGCACCTGA
- a CDS encoding thioredoxin domain-containing protein, which translates to MKKIFPALLFLTLLGLIASGIMVKMHLDLAPGGFESKSFCTISEFVDCDTALASRYSKIAGIPTAQIGLLYYLFFFFATLYAWSSEKGRRATASFLLAGSLFATGYSLVIAYLSIFRLEVLCLLCLTTYLCNFFHLILLPRILGIPIWRIPAHLMEYARSLLRQGSLVPGKIGLHLILFGLLLGGGLIFFKGLQANDPVRKVKIPDELYLKHFYATPSQPLGITPKLQRGEANAPVTLIEFSDFQCPFCRRAAFSLKPFLGELKKNVRIVYLNYPLDNACNPAVSRSFHMASCLSAKAALCAEQKGKFWEYHDLVFENQKKLSRETLMKLAKEVGIEEEWFNQCLVSPEIETELSAEIQEGQKFGVQGTPAIFINGRPFHDWINPERLRLVVRSEIEKVTSSSAATNK; encoded by the coding sequence ATGAAAAAAATCTTCCCCGCCCTTCTTTTTCTGACACTCCTCGGGCTTATCGCCTCCGGCATTATGGTGAAGATGCACCTCGATCTGGCACCGGGTGGATTCGAATCCAAAAGTTTTTGCACGATCTCTGAGTTTGTTGATTGTGATACCGCGCTGGCGAGCCGTTATTCAAAGATCGCCGGCATCCCGACGGCCCAGATCGGCCTCCTCTATTACCTCTTTTTCTTTTTTGCGACGCTTTATGCCTGGTCCTCAGAAAAAGGTCGCCGCGCCACCGCTTCTTTTCTGCTGGCCGGCTCGCTCTTTGCCACCGGTTATAGTCTTGTCATCGCCTATCTCTCGATCTTTCGACTCGAAGTCCTCTGTCTCCTCTGTCTGACAACCTATCTCTGTAACTTTTTCCATCTGATTCTTCTCCCGCGGATCCTCGGCATCCCGATCTGGCGCATCCCGGCCCATCTCATGGAATATGCCCGGTCACTCTTGAGACAAGGATCGCTCGTCCCTGGGAAGATCGGTCTCCACCTGATCCTCTTTGGACTCCTGCTCGGGGGCGGATTGATCTTTTTTAAAGGCCTTCAGGCCAACGATCCAGTCCGAAAGGTCAAGATCCCGGATGAGCTTTACCTGAAACATTTTTATGCAACCCCCTCGCAGCCTCTGGGAATCACCCCGAAACTTCAGAGGGGAGAAGCAAACGCCCCGGTCACCTTGATCGAATTCTCTGACTTTCAATGTCCATTCTGTCGCCGCGCCGCCTTCAGCCTGAAGCCATTTTTGGGTGAATTAAAGAAGAATGTCCGGATTGTTTATCTGAATTACCCCCTCGATAACGCCTGTAACCCCGCTGTGAGCCGAAGCTTCCATATGGCTTCGTGCCTCTCAGCAAAGGCAGCCTTATGTGCCGAACAAAAGGGAAAATTCTGGGAGTATCATGATCTCGTTTTTGAGAATCAGAAAAAACTTTCCCGAGAAACCTTGATGAAACTGGCGAAGGAGGTCGGGATCGAAGAGGAGTGGTTTAATCAGTGTCTGGTCTCACCTGAGATTGAAACAGAGCTCTCTGCGGAGATCCAGGAGGGGCAGAAATTTGGCGTCCAAGGAACTCCTGCCATCTTTATCAATGGCCGTCCCTTCCACGACTGGATCAATCCTGAAAGACTTCGGCTGGTGGTCCGGTCAGAGATAGAAAAAGTTACCTCTTCCTCCGCCGCAACCAATAAATAA
- a CDS encoding GldG family protein, producing MAIKKLTSSLIFTVVVIAAGILLYGIVDRASIRFDTTANRELTLSEQTLSTLNNLDRDVKILAFFRRGEDLDAVFIRRKVDDILKEYSTHSSRVSYRMVDPDTEVEAATQHRISTDGTIVFQSGENRKEIYQSQLFDYSRLSEAALPEFVGEGLFTNAILKVTQEKSFTVCFLEGHGERGLNDPSPAGYSGAQDYLKKNNYEIQILNLVKTSKLSDDCHLLIVSGPKKEIPPSEDRFIGRYLQKGRGALLVLGESQLPPLLAETLRSLGLAWNHDFVFDPERHFLLGPHYPSPQMESHEVTKGLQDLNPIFSSVRSLEMNEKKGRKNTSLFTTSKAAWGELQLVEGTEPRFDKGIDIAGPLKIGVISESETDPAAGRVIVVGDSDFASNALIQAPGNLDLFLNIVGWLVGEKEQVTIRPKTPEFRTITMTPGRARFIAYFSQVGYPLLILSSGVIYWLRRRKR from the coding sequence ATGGCGATAAAGAAACTGACCAGCTCTCTTATTTTTACGGTCGTCGTTATTGCGGCGGGCATCCTTCTTTACGGAATTGTTGATCGCGCATCGATTCGATTTGATACGACGGCGAACCGCGAGTTGACACTCTCCGAACAGACCCTCTCAACACTCAACAATCTTGATAGAGACGTTAAAATTCTCGCCTTCTTTCGGAGGGGAGAAGATCTCGATGCTGTTTTTATTCGAAGGAAAGTGGATGATATCCTGAAAGAATATTCCACCCATTCTTCCCGTGTCAGCTATCGGATGGTGGATCCCGATACGGAAGTGGAGGCTGCGACCCAGCACAGAATCAGTACCGATGGCACGATCGTTTTTCAATCAGGGGAAAACAGAAAAGAGATCTATCAGTCCCAGCTTTTTGACTACTCACGCCTGTCAGAGGCGGCTCTTCCTGAATTTGTCGGGGAAGGTCTTTTTACGAATGCGATCCTCAAGGTCACTCAGGAAAAATCTTTCACCGTTTGTTTCCTCGAAGGGCATGGGGAGAGGGGCTTGAACGACCCTTCACCTGCTGGGTATAGTGGGGCTCAGGATTATCTGAAGAAAAACAACTACGAGATCCAGATACTCAATCTTGTCAAGACGAGCAAATTATCGGATGATTGCCATCTGCTGATTGTTTCTGGTCCCAAAAAGGAAATCCCACCCTCCGAAGATCGTTTCATCGGTCGGTACCTCCAAAAAGGGAGAGGGGCCCTGCTTGTCCTGGGGGAATCTCAACTCCCTCCTCTCCTCGCAGAGACGCTTCGTTCCCTGGGCCTTGCCTGGAATCATGATTTTGTCTTCGATCCCGAACGACATTTCCTTTTGGGTCCCCATTACCCCTCTCCGCAGATGGAGTCGCATGAGGTGACAAAGGGGCTTCAGGATTTGAACCCGATTTTTTCCTCGGTGAGGAGTCTTGAGATGAACGAAAAGAAGGGGCGAAAGAACACCTCCCTCTTCACAACCTCAAAGGCTGCGTGGGGAGAGCTCCAACTCGTTGAAGGAACCGAACCACGTTTTGACAAGGGAATCGATATCGCTGGTCCCCTGAAGATCGGGGTCATTTCAGAATCGGAGACTGATCCCGCCGCGGGGAGGGTGATTGTTGTCGGTGATTCCGATTTCGCCTCGAACGCCCTGATTCAGGCACCCGGGAATCTCGATCTTTTCCTCAATATAGTTGGCTGGCTTGTGGGTGAGAAGGAGCAGGTGACGATTCGTCCGAAAACCCCTGAATTTCGAACAATCACAATGACCCCCGGCCGCGCCCGGTTTATTGCCTATTTCAGTCAGGTTGGTTATCCGCTGCTTATCTTGAGTAGCGGTGTTATTTATTGGTTGCGGCGGAGGAAGAGGTAA
- a CDS encoding ABC transporter permease: MWSLLKKELKIHIASPVAAVTFALFLFLTGFAFTAHMTEPSPQNLPEASMRGMTYFMAVIFVFLTPLLTMRGFAEERKIGTIELLKTSPLSDRAIVFGKYFSVWILYAALLFLTLEYPIFILLSGEPDPGPLTLSYLGLLLMGGAFLAAGIFCSVVTQSQVIAAVFSFVLLLTLWFLGEVGGVLGEKISVSSHLESFSIGVLDLGDISYYLLFTFLFLFLTVRYLRAEKWR, translated from the coding sequence ATGTGGTCTCTACTTAAGAAAGAACTCAAAATCCATATCGCCTCTCCGGTTGCGGCGGTCACCTTTGCCCTCTTTCTCTTTCTGACCGGTTTTGCCTTTACAGCCCATATGACGGAGCCCTCTCCGCAGAATCTTCCGGAGGCCTCGATGAGGGGGATGACCTATTTCATGGCGGTCATTTTCGTTTTTTTGACACCATTGTTGACCATGAGGGGATTTGCCGAGGAGAGAAAAATCGGGACGATTGAACTCTTGAAGACCTCTCCGCTCTCTGACCGGGCGATTGTTTTTGGAAAATATTTTTCAGTCTGGATTCTCTATGCCGCTCTCTTGTTTCTCACGCTTGAGTATCCGATTTTCATCCTCTTATCCGGGGAGCCGGACCCAGGCCCATTGACTCTTTCTTACCTCGGTCTCCTTTTAATGGGAGGGGCGTTTCTTGCTGCCGGGATTTTTTGTTCTGTCGTGACCCAGAGCCAGGTCATTGCGGCCGTTTTCAGTTTTGTCCTCCTCCTGACGCTCTGGTTTTTGGGAGAGGTGGGGGGAGTTTTGGGAGAGAAGATTTCGGTTTCCTCTCATCTCGAGAGCTTTAGTATCGGCGTTCTCGATCTGGGGGATATCTCCTACTATCTTCTCTTCACATTTCTATTTCTCTTCCTGACGGTTCGGTATTTGAGGGCCGAAAAATGGCGATAA
- a CDS encoding ATP-binding cassette domain-containing protein: protein MIEVSGLTKKYGSLIAIENITFRVRSGEIVGLLGPNGAGKTTTLRIITGYLPPTAGTAKIDGIDISQKPEKAKEKIGYLPENAPLYPELTVEEYLRFVAGIRHLSDVDGRVIAILKRTGTEIVRKRLIGNISKGYRQRVAIAQALIHDPDLLILDEPTVGLDPKQILEVRGLLKMLGGGRQAVIFSSHILQEVSALCERVIIIHRGKIVADQSISGATDLEALFLKLTEEEAADVVST from the coding sequence ATGATAGAAGTTTCCGGGCTCACAAAAAAATACGGTTCTTTAATAGCGATCGAGAATATTACCTTTCGTGTCCGATCGGGGGAAATTGTCGGACTTCTCGGTCCCAATGGTGCCGGGAAGACGACGACCTTAAGGATTATAACCGGTTATCTCCCTCCGACTGCCGGGACGGCGAAGATTGATGGAATCGATATTTCTCAGAAACCTGAAAAGGCGAAAGAGAAGATCGGCTATTTGCCTGAAAATGCCCCTTTGTATCCTGAGCTCACTGTTGAGGAGTATCTTCGGTTTGTCGCCGGGATACGTCATCTCTCTGATGTTGACGGCAGAGTGATTGCTATTTTGAAACGGACAGGGACGGAGATTGTCAGAAAAAGACTCATTGGCAATATCTCAAAAGGGTATCGGCAACGCGTTGCGATCGCTCAGGCGCTGATTCATGATCCGGATCTCCTGATCCTCGATGAGCCGACCGTTGGGCTTGATCCCAAACAGATCCTGGAGGTTCGAGGGCTCTTGAAAATGTTAGGGGGAGGGCGGCAGGCGGTTATTTTTTCTTCTCATATCCTGCAGGAGGTGAGTGCGCTTTGTGAGAGGGTGATTATTATTCATCGGGGGAAAATTGTTGCCGATCAGTCGATTTCCGGGGCGACGGATCTCGAGGCACTCTTTCTGAAACTTACCGAGGAGGAGGCGGCCGATGTGGTCTCTACTTAA
- the ybgF gene encoding tol-pal system protein YbgF, giving the protein MRFFLILFLTVSFQVAWADPSKVSKGEIDELKRVQDSNAKVLADTNLAVTELRREVQALKGLLEEAKYFFQQESDKNQKLLRDFDFRITGLEERISLHQKQLEEILIKKKGESQEEADYRAALSEINLGNYTQALKLFEAFLKKYPKSSLADNAQYWKGEALYASRDFASALLEFQKVVKNFPQSEKTPGAILKQGYCLFEQKGYEDAKVFLNQLIQNYPKSDEAGEARERIKKIDALMAQAASPSQPRPSP; this is encoded by the coding sequence ATGAGATTTTTCCTTATACTTTTTTTAACAGTCTCATTCCAGGTAGCATGGGCAGATCCGTCCAAGGTATCGAAGGGGGAGATTGATGAGCTCAAAAGGGTTCAGGACTCCAATGCCAAGGTCTTGGCCGATACGAATCTTGCCGTGACGGAACTCCGTCGAGAGGTCCAGGCTTTAAAAGGACTGCTCGAGGAGGCGAAATATTTTTTCCAACAGGAATCGGATAAGAATCAGAAGCTCTTGAGGGACTTTGATTTTCGGATAACCGGTCTTGAGGAGAGGATTTCTCTGCATCAGAAGCAGCTCGAGGAGATTTTAATCAAGAAAAAAGGTGAAAGTCAGGAAGAGGCGGATTATCGAGCAGCCCTTTCTGAGATTAATCTCGGCAATTATACCCAGGCCTTGAAGCTTTTCGAGGCCTTTCTGAAGAAGTATCCGAAATCATCTCTGGCCGACAACGCCCAGTATTGGAAGGGAGAGGCCTTGTATGCCTCCCGGGATTTTGCCTCAGCCCTTTTGGAGTTTCAAAAGGTGGTCAAGAATTTTCCTCAGAGTGAAAAGACCCCGGGGGCTATCTTAAAACAGGGTTATTGTCTCTTCGAACAGAAGGGATATGAAGATGCGAAGGTGTTTTTAAATCAACTCATCCAGAATTATCCGAAATCCGATGAGGCGGGAGAGGCGAGAGAGAGGATCAAAAAGATTGATGCGCTGATGGCTCAGGCCGCTTCTCCTTCCCAACCACGTCCTTCCCCATGA
- the pal gene encoding peptidoglycan-associated lipoprotein Pal, which translates to MKKTTIAAMLMIVGLALTFGCSKQGKPDVAGKTSKGLNRIHFDFDQSDVKDEYKKVLKGNAGYMKDNEKASVQVEGHCDERGTEEYNIALGHRRANAARDYLVSLGVDKGRVKTKSFGEEKPLETCSNESCWWKNRRAEFVKK; encoded by the coding sequence ATGAAGAAGACGACGATCGCTGCAATGCTCATGATTGTGGGGTTAGCTCTGACTTTTGGATGTTCCAAGCAGGGGAAACCAGATGTGGCAGGGAAGACCTCGAAAGGGTTGAACCGGATCCACTTCGACTTCGACCAGTCGGATGTCAAGGACGAATATAAAAAGGTCCTGAAGGGAAATGCCGGCTATATGAAGGACAATGAAAAGGCGAGTGTCCAGGTCGAAGGGCATTGCGATGAGAGAGGCACAGAGGAGTACAACATTGCCCTTGGTCATCGGCGTGCCAATGCCGCTCGGGATTATCTGGTTTCACTCGGAGTTGATAAAGGCCGCGTCAAGACAAAGAGTTTTGGCGAGGAGAAGCCACTGGAGACCTGCAGCAATGAAAGTTGCTGGTGGAAGAATCGTCGGGCTGAGTTTGTTAAGAAATAA
- a CDS encoding PilZ domain-containing protein, with translation MNYSGQEKRIYPRKQLRTRVIFEDETGEGFVYFYTTDISMGGLFFESDVPLKLGTKVFLSFSLHEGDPLIRATGQVVRVEKESGGASQILGMGIQYLDLPEAGRQAIVQYIQA, from the coding sequence GTGAATTATTCCGGTCAAGAAAAAAGGATTTACCCCCGCAAACAGCTTCGAACCCGTGTCATCTTTGAAGACGAAACGGGGGAAGGCTTCGTCTATTTTTATACCACCGATATCAGCATGGGAGGTCTTTTTTTCGAATCCGATGTCCCTCTGAAGTTAGGCACAAAAGTTTTTCTTTCTTTCTCGCTGCACGAAGGTGACCCTCTGATTCGAGCCACAGGACAGGTGGTGCGTGTGGAAAAGGAATCAGGGGGTGCCTCACAAATCCTCGGGATGGGGATTCAATACCTCGACCTTCCGGAAGCAGGCCGACAGGCGATCGTACAGTATATTCAGGCCTGA
- a CDS encoding ArsA family ATPase, whose translation MNLSTSMRDKKIIVCCGSGGVGKTTLAASIALWAAKNGRKTIVLTIDPAKRLATALGLDTLGLEPQIVRGTAGGAPLYAMMLDTKRAFDRLIEKYAVSSTAQKTILENRLYQHLSSMISGSQEYMAMEQLYELFRRQEFDLIVLDTPPTRHALDFLEAPQKMIQLVSHSALKWFLKPGIFASRVGFGMLQKGAKIFHVFDKLAGFEFLKELSEMLALMEGLLGGFHDRAESVYELLRQEIVGFLLVTSTSSVAIQDALYFYRQMSDRDLPFLGFIVNRVLAGVSDSSSKRLASLSAELRSRVLSVLDQYQQLADRDREAIALLKKMGGKKNYYFTIPFFSEDVHDLEGLLKVSEALFQA comes from the coding sequence ATGAATCTCTCCACCTCCATGCGGGATAAAAAAATCATCGTTTGTTGCGGGAGTGGGGGGGTTGGCAAGACCACGCTTGCCGCCTCGATCGCCCTCTGGGCAGCGAAAAATGGGCGCAAGACGATTGTCCTGACCATTGATCCTGCGAAGAGGCTCGCCACCGCCCTCGGTCTGGATACGTTGGGTCTGGAGCCGCAGATCGTTCGTGGCACGGCGGGGGGAGCCCCTCTCTATGCGATGATGCTCGATACGAAGCGGGCGTTTGATCGGCTTATTGAAAAGTATGCCGTCTCTTCGACCGCCCAGAAGACAATTCTCGAAAACCGGCTTTATCAACATTTGTCCAGCATGATTTCAGGATCGCAGGAGTATATGGCAATGGAACAGCTCTACGAGCTCTTCCGGCGTCAGGAATTTGATCTCATTGTCCTCGATACCCCTCCGACACGGCATGCCCTCGATTTTTTGGAGGCCCCCCAAAAGATGATTCAACTGGTTTCCCACAGCGCCCTGAAGTGGTTTTTAAAGCCGGGAATTTTTGCGAGTCGTGTCGGCTTTGGGATGTTGCAAAAAGGGGCCAAAATTTTTCACGTCTTCGACAAGCTCGCCGGTTTTGAATTTTTAAAAGAACTTTCGGAGATGCTGGCCCTCATGGAAGGGCTTTTAGGGGGATTTCATGATCGGGCCGAATCTGTCTATGAATTGCTTCGACAGGAGATCGTTGGTTTTTTGCTTGTGACCTCGACCTCTTCGGTGGCGATTCAGGACGCCCTCTATTTTTATCGTCAGATGAGTGATCGAGATCTCCCTTTCCTTGGGTTTATTGTGAATCGGGTTCTGGCAGGGGTTTCCGATTCTTCTTCCAAACGTCTTGCCTCTCTTTCAGCGGAATTAAGATCCAGAGTTCTTTCTGTTCTGGATCAATATCAGCAATTAGCCGACCGGGATCGGGAGGCGATCGCCCTCTTGAAAAAAATGGGGGGGAAGAAGAATTATTATTTTACGATTCCTTTTTTCTCGGAGGATGTTCATGATCTGGAGGGACTCTTGAAGGTTTCCGAGGCGCTTTTTCAGGCCTGA
- a CDS encoding ArsA family ATPase codes for MKASSLLSKKLIFVSGKGGVGKTTVSLALALLAAESGRKVLLAEIHSEEQVAHLLQCPPIGYREVELLPRLWGINIHPHEAFKEYVLKQIKLKSLYRAIFENRLVSNFIDGTPGLPDLMSIGKIYSLIDSYDQIIVDAPSSGHSIALLQISSVVSSAVRFGPLWTHSHRIDEILHDHEMTAIACVALPEEMPVTETIETAEWLKQKLDLKLGPVFLNQVVESPFSKAEWEKIKNILPGTFTHHWTRAQLSREYGLKLKQNFPQEKIISIPFVYSRQFGLAEVERISEEIEGGCS; via the coding sequence GTGAAGGCCTCCTCTCTCCTTTCTAAGAAGTTGATTTTTGTCTCGGGGAAGGGGGGTGTTGGGAAGACGACTGTCAGTCTCGCCTTGGCCCTTCTCGCGGCCGAATCGGGACGCAAGGTTCTCCTGGCCGAGATTCATTCTGAAGAGCAGGTTGCCCATCTCCTTCAATGCCCACCGATCGGGTATCGGGAGGTCGAACTCCTCCCAAGACTTTGGGGGATCAATATCCATCCTCATGAGGCCTTCAAAGAATATGTTCTGAAACAGATTAAATTGAAAAGTCTCTATCGCGCCATTTTCGAAAACCGTCTGGTCAGTAATTTCATTGATGGGACGCCGGGACTTCCTGATCTGATGTCGATCGGCAAGATTTATTCACTCATCGATTCTTATGATCAGATTATCGTCGATGCCCCTTCGTCAGGACATAGTATCGCCCTTCTCCAGATTTCGTCGGTTGTTTCCAGTGCGGTTCGTTTTGGCCCCCTCTGGACCCATTCCCATCGTATCGATGAGATCTTGCACGATCATGAAATGACGGCGATCGCTTGTGTCGCCCTTCCCGAAGAAATGCCGGTGACTGAGACGATCGAAACGGCCGAGTGGCTCAAGCAAAAGCTGGATCTGAAACTGGGACCGGTTTTTTTGAATCAGGTGGTTGAGTCTCCTTTTTCCAAAGCCGAGTGGGAGAAAATCAAAAATATCCTTCCCGGTACCTTTACCCATCATTGGACCCGTGCCCAGCTTTCTCGGGAATATGGACTCAAGCTGAAGCAAAACTTTCCTCAAGAAAAAATAATTTCTATTCCTTTTGTTTATTCGCGCCAATTCGGTTTGGCTGAGGTGGAAAGGATCTCAGAGGAAATCGAGGGGGGCTGTTCATGA
- a CDS encoding twin-arginine translocase TatA/TatE family subunit encodes MGIGGLGPWELILVFLIVLIVFGAGKLPSIGSSLGQAIKNFKGSLKGKDEKENKEPKNG; translated from the coding sequence ATGGGAATCGGTGGCCTCGGGCCTTGGGAGCTGATTCTGGTTTTTTTGATCGTCCTGATTGTCTTTGGGGCGGGCAAGCTTCCTTCGATCGGTTCTTCGCTGGGACAGGCGATCAAGAATTTCAAGGGTTCATTGAAGGGCAAGGACGAAAAAGAAAACAAGGAGCCGAAGAATGGGTAA
- a CDS encoding ribulose-phosphate 3-epimerase produces the protein MKKIAPSILSADFGRLAEEIQAVERAGADWIHLDIMDGHFVPNITAGPILVEAARRATKLPLDAHLMIENAEKYIPEFVKAGADSISVHYEACRDLKGTLALIHKLGAKASVAINPATSVSAILPVLSEVDMVLIMTVDPGFPGQGFISSCVSKVEELKKILQSKNLQIDIEVDGGIKPDNIYLTSQAGATAFVAGSAIFKSSDYKKTIAALRANL, from the coding sequence GTGAAAAAAATCGCCCCTTCCATATTATCTGCAGATTTTGGACGGCTTGCCGAAGAGATTCAGGCGGTTGAAAGGGCGGGTGCCGACTGGATCCATCTCGATATCATGGATGGCCATTTTGTCCCGAATATCACCGCTGGGCCAATTTTGGTCGAGGCGGCGCGGCGGGCGACGAAGCTTCCCCTCGATGCCCACCTGATGATTGAAAACGCCGAAAAATATATTCCTGAATTTGTGAAGGCGGGAGCTGATTCGATCTCGGTCCACTACGAGGCCTGCCGAGATCTGAAGGGGACGCTGGCGCTAATTCATAAACTGGGGGCGAAGGCCTCGGTCGCGATCAATCCGGCGACATCAGTTTCGGCTATTCTCCCTGTTTTGAGTGAAGTGGATATGGTCCTGATCATGACCGTTGATCCTGGTTTTCCCGGCCAAGGTTTTATCTCTTCTTGTGTTTCAAAGGTTGAGGAGCTGAAAAAGATTTTGCAAAGCAAAAATCTCCAGATTGATATCGAAGTGGATGGCGGGATCAAGCCGGACAATATTTACCTTACCTCCCAAGCCGGTGCGACCGCCTTCGTCGCCGGCTCGGCGATATTCAAGAGTTCTGATTATAAGAAAACCATCGCTGCGCTACGCGCAAATCTCTGA